A segment of the Hemitrygon akajei chromosome 10, sHemAka1.3, whole genome shotgun sequence genome:
gttctgctgggcttggtagctaagccacacgtgaaggccaggagctggacttggttgtcagaggctatttgatgtgcacaccattgggagctttTAATAGGTGGTGTGAGCATGTCCCCATTAtcaccccagctataacaaccttaaggaagaggTACATTCTAATATTATTAGCTGCTGAATATTAGAAACTGAGGGctgaaactagataaagagaaccaaattaaataaataacacagaaaGCATTATACTTGTTCGTTTATTTATTGAAAAAATGAACCAATATTGCAtggatttgttggaaaaagtatgtgaacctttgatttcagtaactggtgtgacccctttGTACAGCAATAATTTCAACCAAATGTGCtaggtaactgttgatcagtcaaCAGTTAACAGTTTTTTGATTTATCAAGGATCAAAAAATGAATTGAGTTCTGCCCTATTGCTTCTAAAAATTGCATTAAAGGCAACACCAAGGAAACAATAGTATTGGGGAATAGATTTTTATAGTATTTTCAGGACCATTGTATGTGCAAAGTAAGAAAGTATCAAAGATAAGGAAAGTCCATTGGAAAAGATATCCTGGTGACTTTGGACTTCATAACAACTGGTGTGATTGCATTAGGAAAATGCGAGAATAGGTGAAGGAAGCCTAAATTCCACCATGCCTGCTGTCTGAACACTCAGGATCATGATTTTTCTTCTGAGTTCTTTGTGTATGTGACAACAATAGATGTAGTTAGCCAGAACTGCCCAGCAATATCCACTGGATGTTGGGAGAGGACTTTTCCATATTTAGTTATGACCTGCAGAAACTGAGGTCATGTGTAAAATCAGACCTTTGCTGGTTTGTTCAGGCTAATGGGAGTTGGCTAAGTAGATCACACCTGTTTTATTTCAGCACTGTGGGACTCATAAGCAAGGGCTCTGGTGGAAAAGGTATGATAGCCCACCATGCACCATTAGTTAACTTATCTTTCCAGGCACTGAAGTAATTCCAAATCCATGGTAACACTTGAGATGCCACACAACAAAACAAAAAGCAAACATGCAAGATGCTGAACCTGGAACAAGAAGAAGAAGTTCAAAGAAGCCCTAAGAATAAAGACaataaaacaacaacagacacattTTACAATAGAGAAATGGTAGGAGCAAAAAGTAAAAATTGTTTATCAAATGATCAATTCTTCAAGTGCAATGGAAGATATGAAACAACGCACAGTTTCACTGTCAGTTATTTCTGAAATCCTCGATCAATGTCATGTAGATTAGCATAATCTAGCAGCCTTTATTGAGTTCCACTTCCAATAGATAGTCTTATTTTGCTTCAAGCAACTTGATGACTGTAGTTGGCTAAGATGATGCCAAAGGAAGTCTGAGAGCTCCCTTCTTCCTTCCCTAAGGGGTTCTTCCTCCCAGGTGTTAGGCTGAAGGGTACTTCTGTGACTCATCCGGCCTCAGCTTTGCTACTTTATCCACACAGACAAGGATGAGGGTGAGAAACCAAAGACTCCAACCCACAGCCGCAGCAATCCAGCCATATTCATCCACTCCTGTCTGACAGCACGATTTTGTTACTGCACAAAGATCCTGGCCATTCTGAAAATCTGTGGAGATACGTAACTTGTAGTTTAATAAAGGACATCTTTTTATAATAACCAAGACCATTTTATTTCAGTCAATTTTGTAAACTGAGTTTTGTAGCCTGCCAGTCACCAGGCAGGGTAAGAGTGGTGACCCTTTGGGAACTGTTACAACACTTACTACTTTGGAAATTACTGGCAGGAAGATGTTGTCGAGGTGGAAGTGCTGTTAGAACTCCTACTATCCTCCCAGGCACTGGAAAACTTCCAGCTCTGTTGTAACATAATGAGAACAGAGGGTGCAGTGCACCTTGTTTCCTGTATGATAAAGATGCCACTTAAGAAAACAAGCATGCAAGATTCTGTACCTGAAGCAAGAATAGCAAAACTTGAAAGTTCAAATCAGCACTTGGCACTGAATCCCAAGAAAACGAATTTATAGAGTGCCCACAAcgtagctttttagagcagcttgtggtcaaGCCCActtgggaaaaggcaattctggatttgctgttgtgcaatgaaccaagtTTGATTAAAAGAGCTAAAGGTGAAAGAACCCTTAGGCGGCAGTGATCGTAATACAGTAGAATTCACCATGCTTTTTATGAGAGAGAAACTTAAATTGGatgtatcggtgttacagtggagtaaagggaactacagaggcaccAGTGAGGAACTAGCAAAAATTGATTGGAGGGAACACTAACCGGGGTAATGTAGAGTAGCAATGCTTGAGTTCTGGAAGTAAAGAAgaaacagcattctaaagggaggaagaGGTAACCATGGCACAAGGGAAGTCAATGTCagcataaaagtaaaagagagggcatataaaatagcaaaaattagcaggaagttaGAAGATTTGGATACTTTCAACAACCAAAGGAAAACAACTGAAAAAGCAATAAGATGATAGAAGAAAGTAAACTAGACAAAAAtgtaagaggataccaaaagttttttgcTGACATGTACCGAGTAAAAGATAGGCAAAGGAGGtcattggaccactagaaaacaaCACTGGAGAAGTAATTGACAATGACAGAACAAGCTAAATAAGTATTTTATGTCAGTCCTGATGGTGGATCTCGGTTCAAAATGTTAACCTTCttgctccaacattttgtgcacaTTGCATCAGCCGTCACTGCAGATGACACCTGTGCCATGCCAGAAATTAGAGAGCATCAGCAAACAGAAGTCATTGTAGTCACTACTACtgaagagaaggtgcttgggaagctaaatagtctgaaggtagataagtcacttgggcaAGATGAAccgtattccagggctctgatagaggtagttgaagagattgtggaggcaataaTAGTGATTTTTAAAGAATCACTGGAGTCAGGGAAGGTTCTAGAGgacaggaagattgaaaatctcacTTTGCTCTTTAAGAagcgagggaggcaaaagaaattaTAAGCCGGTTAGTCTGACTTCATTGGTTGGTAAGGGTTCGttcttaaggatgaggttttggggtaacTTAGAAGTGCATGATAAACAGTAAGAAACAGCTAAGAAAATGTATCATGGTGTAATGGAACTTGGGAGTCGTGCTGGATTTCTTTAAGGTTAATATGCAGGCTGagccagtggtaaggaaggcaaatgcaatgttagcattcattttgagaggactagaatataaaggctaGAATGTAATGGTGAGACTTTATAGGGTATTGgtcaggccagatttggagtattgtgggcagttttgaggcccgtatctaagaaaggatgtgctgacattggagaagatccagaggaagttcatgcaAATGATcccagaatgaaaaggttaatgtatgagatgtgtttgatagctctgggcctgcaccCGGTGGAGTTTAGATGGATAAGGAGGGGATCTCATTTAAAtgctaccaaatattgaaaggcctggatagaatggacatggagacgATGGTTTCCGgatgtgggggagtccaggaccaaagggcacagcctcaataaAAGAacggccctttagaacagaaatgagaaggaaagATGGCTCTGaaagccaagccattgggtatatttacagtaGAGGTTGTTAGGTTTTTGATTAGAAAAGACATCAAaatgtatggggagaaagcagcaaTATGGGGTTGAGGAGTAAATATAAATCAgacatgactgaatggtggagcaaaatcaataggttgaatggcctagttctaccTCTTGGTCTAATGCTCGTATTGGAGGAGTTTGTGGACTTAAACTCCAAAGCATTTTCTATCTCTTTCTTTATCTGTGTCCTTACCATCCAACTGCCCTGCAAACACCTCAAGCAGATGACTTCAGATCTCGGTCAACCTTTGCCTGAAACCATGAGGGATATTCTTTATGTCCAATCTGTTGCTTGctgccttttctttctttctctgttcTGACAGCAGGCGTTTCACCGGAGACATTACTTGTCTtcctctctccatagatgttgcctcatTTGCTCagtatttctggcattttctgctttgatgggttttttttaaatgttccttGTTGTAGCACAGCATTGCCTAtgcatttccataccaggttaaTAAGTAAATTCAAGCAGAGCTAGTCTCTTTAAAGGTGCCCCAGGAACATAACTGGAAAACCAACTCTGCTTGTTCAGAACTAAAGCTGACATTAATTTGGCAGCAGTGTTGTTCTGGTGGGTCTACTTCTGTTGTTTTCAGGATCTTCAGGTTTGACTACATTGAGCAGCTCATGTTTGtaggttcaggtgtctctgatgAGCTGAACCATTCTTTAAAAATATCTTTATAGAGTTTTTCAGAGGAAAGCGAGCAAAGCGAAGTTATACAGACTGATGAAGCTCATTTGCTGTGCTGTTCAGCCTACAAGACAAACTACTTCTGGTATCAGGAGGCATGTGGTACGATAGCTATAGAAAGTGCCAAGAACACTGTGTTTTAGGAGTGACTGGATGATTGATCCACTATGATATGATGTGCATTTTCATAATGCAGCACTGATAAAAGTGGGCCAATAAGACTTGCAATAATTTTGGAATTGGTACACATTGTTgtgttcatttttaaaaatcatgtttGTAATGTCAAAAGTGATAAATCATTATGTTTATTTTTCCAGGTCAGGTCCACACCTTGGAAAGGATTTTGTTCTCTACTCAGTGTTTAATATCATTTGAACTTTTGATGTGAATTGTTTATATGAGATTTTTAACAGATTGTCTACTGGCAATGTGGCATGTGAGTTCAAACGTAGTGCTAAAGGTTCAGGACAGATCAGGAAACAGAGGAAATCAGAGGCCCCCTGGGTTTACCAGCAGCGCAAGAAGCAAAGACCCCATTCATTTCATAATAGTGTGACTGGCACCTCATAAGAATAGCAGTAGGTGAAGACCCAAGCCCAGTGGGTTTAGGAGCTACACGAGAGCATAGGCCCAGTGGGATTATGGTgagcaggaaatgggagagcCCGTGGATTTAGGAGCGAATGAGAGATGATGGGCCCTGCAAATTGGGGTAGATTTGCTGTCAGAGGCTCTATGGGTTTATGAAAGAAGGGGAGATGTATGTTGAGTGAGAATGCTGGCTGAGCAAGATATTGACATCAGGCAATAGTGGGTGGGTGAATAAATATTTCCCCCAAGGCTTTCAGACTTCGAGCAGTGTGCCTTCTGTGGTTGGAGAGTGATTGACAATCGGGGTTCGGGTTGGAGTTGGGGTAGTGGTGGGTGAGGGGAAGAGATCCTGAAGAAGGTGAGTGGCTGTAGTTGAGGATAAATTGTAAGTACCTATCAAACATAGCAACACATGAGACATTGGACCCACTGGACCCATTGTAGCTCCTAGTAGAGCACTCCATTAGTTACCTCTTTTATTCTAGATACCCTGCTATGTAGTTCCTCTGGCTTCTGTTTGATATTTTCCTACGTGAAGAATCAATTTACAGTAGACAGTAACCTACCAAAAAGTTTTTGGGATGCGGGAAGAagccaaagcacccagaggaagggCATACAGCCACAGGGAAAGGATGCAAACTACCCCTCTGCAGCAGCACCCAAATCTGGGATGGAACCAAAGTCAACACAAGTGTAAGCAGTAGGTCTGTTTGCTGTAGCACTGTACTGCCATTAAATGTTTCTTGTAAAACAGTTATAGCACAGGAAACTATGTCAGCCCTGTACACAGTCATCCATTTATTACAGCTCTTTACATAGTCATCCAATTCCCATAACCCCATCAATCATTTTCCCTTAAAGATTCATTTTATAACTATAGCAGATTAACAGGTGAAATAAAATTCTTCACTCTTGCACCCCTAGCCCTTCTTTCTTTTGCCCATCACTTTAAATCTGTGTTCACTATCCTTGAATAGGAGGTCAATGAGAACTTTTCTCAATGTACATTGTGCGTATTTAATTACTGTATGCTGACGTCAACTCATTGATTCATTTCTCCAAAGCTAGAGTATAAAATTCAATCATAGGCTGTGCTTTTATATAGTTGAGCACTTTCATGTTCTCTGGTACATTTCAGAACATCACTAATCAGCCAGATGAaatatttggttttttttttgtttttaaatgcAAAAACTAGCATTTGCTTCACCTATAATTCAGGGAATGGGAAATTTCCTCTCTAGGTGTAACATTGACAACAAAAACTTAGTGCAACAGAACAAGTTTGCAGATTTGTTCCTGTAGGCAGGAATCTTATTGATCAGTATTTTAAGTTAATAAGCTGAACTCTTAAACATACTCACACTGTGCACACCGATCCATGTTGTGGGTCATTGAATTGTTTAAACTGAAGTTGTATTCAAGTGAGGCAGATCCTTGTTCTGAGAAAGCAATAAGAATGTTGAAGAAAGTTTCTTTGAAAGCTTGACAAAATGACATCACAAGTTCATACAAGTCCGAGAGCTTACCAATTGCAGCAGATGCCCAGAACAGGACCAGGTGAGCGGGGTTTATAAAGAGACGGCTCAGTGAACTGAGATCCATGGTCTGAAGGAAATTGCTTCTGGTCTCTCTCGGCCTCGTACCTCTTTGTTATTGTTTCACAACATCCCCTTTTAAAAAAGCTGGGAGGAAAGAAACGTAATGTTCAATCTCTAGGTTAGACCCGCCTCCAATCCGTCAAAGTAACTATTGCCTGCCCAACACTAGATCAAAGAAGACAGTGGTTTGCAGCTATGCAGGATTACATAAACCGGGAATGAATTTACGAATGCAGGTACATGGCCCTAGAGGGatgtttaattttaatttttctcATGTTGAGTTGTACTTTTCCAGTACCTTgtaatgtgggggtgggggattcAGTGGATTGGATCTACACTCCAAGGTTTAGAAGAATAGGTGATTAGATTGGAACAAAACTCCCATGGGGCTTGACCGGGTAGAGGCGAGTATGATGTATCCCCTGGGTAGAGTAACTAAAACAGTGGTCACAATCTGAAAAGAAGAGCTCAGACAAAGAGGATGGAATTGTGAAGTAATCTGATCATCCCAATTCCTAAGCATCTGAGATCTGCACTTCTTAAGGACCACTTCTTTGGCTCTTCACATTCTTTAAGATCGTAAGATACTgtacaggagcagaataaggccatttggcccatcgtgtctgctccaccatttcatcgttgctgatccatttaccctctcagccccaatctcctgccttctccccatctcccttcatgacctgactattcaagaatctatctgccttaaatatactcaatgacggcctccatagccacctgtggcaacaaattccaaagattcacatatctcaggctaaagaaattcctcctcctcttcattctgaaaggatacccctctattctgaaactgtgtcctctggtcttacactctcccatcataggaagcatCCACTCCACAGCAACTCTATCAAAGCCATtcgatatttgataggtttcaatgaggtcccccctcattcttctgaattccagtgagtagagccccagagccatcaaatgctcctcaaataaCAAGTTTTTCAATCcccaaatcattttcatgaacttcctttgaatcctctccagtgtcaacacatcctttgtgggataaggggctcaaaactgctcacactactccaagtgaggcctcaccagtactttataaagtctcaacattacatccttgcttttgtattctagtcctctcgaaatgaacgttgcatttgctttcttcacctaatcaaatcaagtttact
Coding sequences within it:
- the LOC140734681 gene encoding transmembrane protein 213-like translates to MDLSSLSRLFINPAHLVLFWASAAIEQGSASLEYNFSLNNSMTHNMDRCAQYFQNGQDLCAVTKSCCQTGVDEYGWIAAAVGWSLWFLTLILVCVDKVAKLRPDESQKYPSA